The Halanaerobium praevalens DSM 2228 genome contains a region encoding:
- a CDS encoding pyruvate, water dikinase regulatory protein, which yields MIKDFVVYVLSDSVGDTAEQVARASAEQYQASNYEIKKYPYVESKLKIDNIMEDLDPKNSIFVYTIVNQEISEYLQAICQEKEIHYIDVMTESLNAFTEFLNEEPTRESGIIRKLDEDYFKRVEAVEFAVKYDDGKDPRGILKADIVLIGVSRSSKTPLSMYLAHKNYKVVNIPLVKGAKVPEQLFEVPRKKIIGLMIDPSDLIEIRRERIRVLGLDNSVDYVSVEKIYEELEYAEKIMRKIGCPVIDMTKKAVEEAANLVIDIINDLN from the coding sequence ATGATAAAAGATTTTGTAGTTTATGTATTATCAGACTCAGTTGGAGATACAGCTGAACAGGTAGCACGTGCTTCAGCAGAACAGTATCAAGCTTCAAATTATGAAATTAAAAAATATCCCTATGTTGAAAGTAAGCTTAAAATCGATAATATTATGGAGGACCTTGATCCTAAAAATTCAATTTTTGTTTATACTATAGTTAATCAAGAAATTTCAGAGTATTTACAAGCTATATGTCAAGAAAAAGAAATCCATTATATTGATGTTATGACTGAAAGCTTAAATGCTTTTACAGAATTTTTAAATGAAGAACCAACTAGAGAGTCAGGAATAATTCGTAAATTAGATGAAGACTATTTTAAAAGAGTTGAAGCAGTAGAATTTGCTGTTAAATATGATGATGGTAAAGATCCAAGAGGTATTTTAAAAGCTGATATAGTCTTGATTGGAGTTTCACGTTCATCTAAGACACCTTTAAGCATGTATTTAGCTCATAAAAATTATAAAGTAGTAAATATTCCTTTAGTTAAAGGAGCCAAAGTGCCAGAACAATTATTTGAAGTTCCTCGCAAAAAAATTATTGGTCTAATGATTGATCCTTCAGATTTAATTGAGATTAGACGGGAAAGAATCAGAGTTTTAGGTTTGGATAATAGTGTTGATTATGTTTCGGTGGAAAAAATTTATGAAGAATTAGAGTATGCTGAAAAAATAATGAGAAAAATAGGTTGTCCAGTAATCGATATGACTAAAAAAGCAGTTGAAGAAGCAGCAAATTTAGTGATTGATATCATTAATGATCTTAACTAA
- the groL gene encoding chaperonin GroEL (60 kDa chaperone family; promotes refolding of misfolded polypeptides especially under stressful conditions; forms two stacked rings of heptamers to form a barrel-shaped 14mer; ends can be capped by GroES; misfolded proteins enter the barrel where they are refolded when GroES binds), which produces MPKQLKFGEEGRRKLESGVSRLANAVKVTLGPKGRNVLLEQSFGSPTITNDGVSIAKEIELKDRYENMGAQAVKEVATKTNDIAGDGTTTATVLAEAILKEGFKNVAAGANPMLLKKGIKKAVEKLTEEIASVSKPVEGKEAVSQIASISAGNDQEVGQLIAEAMEKVGQDGVISVEESKSMGTSLEVVEGMQFDRGYLSPYMVTDTDTMEASLEDPYILITDKKISSIQDILPLLEQVAQSGKSLMIISEEVEGEALATLVVNKIRGTFNCVAVKAPGFGDRRKAMLEDIAVLTGGTLITEDLGLKLENASINDLGQAHKVTITKDDTTIVEGNGDKEEIKDRIAQLRKQIESTSSDFDREKLQERLAKLAGGVAVIQVGAATETELKEKQHRIEDALSATRAAVEEGLVAGGGTTFLEVMSALDDLNLEGDEGTGVDIVRKALEAPIKQIANNAGHEGSVIVERVKEKEAGIGFDALKGEYVNMIKAGIIDPAKVTRSALQNASSAASMLLTTECLVADDSNEDDDSNGGGMPAGMPGGMGGMGGMGGMGGMM; this is translated from the coding sequence ATGCCAAAACAGTTAAAATTTGGTGAAGAAGGACGTCGTAAATTAGAAAGTGGAGTTTCACGTTTAGCAAATGCAGTTAAGGTAACACTTGGTCCAAAAGGACGTAATGTACTTTTAGAACAGAGCTTTGGTTCTCCTACAATTACTAATGATGGAGTTAGTATTGCTAAGGAAATAGAACTTAAAGATCGTTATGAAAACATGGGAGCACAGGCAGTAAAAGAAGTTGCTACTAAAACTAATGATATTGCAGGTGATGGTACAACAACTGCAACTGTATTAGCAGAAGCAATTCTAAAAGAAGGTTTTAAAAATGTTGCTGCTGGTGCCAATCCAATGTTACTTAAAAAAGGAATTAAAAAGGCAGTAGAAAAATTAACTGAAGAGATTGCTTCAGTATCTAAGCCAGTAGAAGGTAAAGAAGCAGTATCACAGATTGCTTCTATTTCTGCAGGAAATGACCAAGAAGTAGGTCAATTAATTGCAGAAGCTATGGAAAAAGTTGGACAAGATGGAGTTATTTCTGTAGAAGAGTCAAAAAGCATGGGAACTTCCTTAGAAGTTGTAGAAGGTATGCAATTTGATAGAGGTTATTTATCTCCATATATGGTAACTGATACTGATACAATGGAAGCTTCTTTAGAAGATCCATATATCTTAATTACAGATAAAAAGATCTCGAGTATTCAAGATATTTTACCTTTATTAGAGCAAGTTGCTCAATCAGGTAAAAGCTTAATGATTATTTCTGAAGAAGTTGAAGGTGAAGCTCTAGCTACTTTAGTTGTAAATAAAATTAGAGGAACCTTTAATTGTGTAGCTGTTAAAGCTCCTGGTTTTGGAGATCGTCGCAAAGCAATGTTAGAGGATATTGCAGTCTTGACTGGTGGAACCTTAATCACTGAAGATCTTGGTCTAAAGCTTGAAAACGCAAGTATCAATGATCTTGGTCAAGCACATAAAGTAACTATTACTAAAGATGATACAACTATTGTTGAAGGTAATGGTGATAAAGAAGAAATTAAAGATAGAATTGCTCAGTTAAGAAAGCAAATTGAATCAACTTCTTCTGATTTTGATAGAGAAAAATTACAAGAAAGATTAGCTAAATTAGCAGGTGGAGTTGCAGTAATTCAGGTTGGTGCCGCAACAGAAACTGAGCTAAAAGAAAAACAGCATAGAATCGAAGATGCTTTATCTGCTACTAGAGCAGCTGTAGAAGAAGGTCTAGTTGCAGGTGGAGGTACTACCTTCTTAGAAGTTATGTCTGCCCTTGATGATCTTAATTTAGAGGGAGATGAAGGTACTGGAGTAGATATTGTGCGTAAAGCATTAGAAGCTCCAATTAAACAAATTGCTAATAATGCAGGTCACGAAGGATCTGTTATTGTAGAAAGAGTTAAAGAAAAAGAAGCAGGTATTGGTTTTGATGCATTAAAAGGTGAGTATGTAAATATGATTAAAGCTGGAATTATTGATCCAGCCAAAGTTACTCGCTCTGCTTTACAAAATGCTTCAAGTGCTGCTTCAATGCTTTTAACCACTGAATGCTTAGTTGCTGATGATAGTAATGAAGACGATGATAGCAATGGTGGTGGAATGCCAGCTGGTATGCCCGGAGGAATGGGCGGAATGGGTGGCATGGGTGGAATGGGCGGTATGATGTAA
- a CDS encoding co-chaperone GroES — translation MSIKPLNNRVAVKFVEDKGEEKTKGGIVLPDTATKDEKPQQGEIVAVGQNIAPEGGEAEVAVGDTVVFDKYAGTKIEVDSEEYLILSMDDVLAVIN, via the coding sequence ATGAGTATTAAACCATTAAATAACAGAGTTGCAGTAAAATTTGTTGAAGATAAGGGTGAAGAAAAAACTAAAGGAGGTATTGTACTTCCTGATACAGCAACTAAAGATGAAAAGCCACAGCAAGGTGAAATTGTAGCTGTTGGGCAAAATATCGCCCCAGAAGGCGGAGAAGCAGAAGTAGCTGTTGGAGATACAGTAGTTTTTGACAAATATGCTGGAACCAAAATAGAAGTTGATAGTGAAGAATACTTAATCTTATCAATGGATGATGTTTTAGCGGTAATTAATTAA
- a CDS encoding DUF512 domain-containing protein yields the protein MKNKEEIIFKTVREDNILPITSICKLNCIFCSHKNNPPEVETYSFGHLDFELVKTMIEFLNPQKPVFIGESASKIIEGEPFVHPNIYQILKYLRQRWPKIEIKITTSGSFVDLNKIKLFKSLKPLELNISLNAPAPSERVFLMNDSRPKNVFKLIPALKENEINFEASIVSMHHLKGFKYLKASFDFLESYPPQSLRVFMPGFSSFAAENLILDQGEYYKLNQFIKSEKENYSYPIIIEPQLIKTLKAEIKAVLANSPADAVGLESGMIILEVNHQAVKTRVDAFYKIKTAKNPILLCQNGNEKFVIKLIKEKEQSSGLIMSYDLSLTKKRKLEAYIKESYKKAQNKATVILTSVLAYDFIREFLAKYLNSNYNLDLIKAKNNFFGGSIVAAGLLCNQDLIQNIKTSSKQKIERIILPQIIYDYYGNDLLGEHYNQLEDYFKAEVILI from the coding sequence TTGAAAAATAAAGAAGAAATTATATTTAAAACAGTTAGAGAAGATAATATTTTACCAATAACTTCAATTTGTAAGTTGAATTGTATTTTTTGTAGTCATAAAAATAATCCACCAGAAGTAGAGACTTATAGTTTTGGCCATTTAGATTTTGAATTAGTTAAAACTATGATTGAATTTTTAAATCCACAAAAACCAGTTTTTATCGGTGAGTCTGCAAGTAAAATTATTGAAGGAGAGCCTTTTGTTCACCCTAATATTTATCAAATCCTTAAATACCTGCGTCAGCGCTGGCCGAAAATAGAAATTAAAATAACCACTAGTGGTTCTTTTGTTGACTTAAATAAAATAAAATTATTTAAATCTTTAAAGCCTTTGGAACTAAATATTTCTTTAAATGCCCCCGCTCCTAGCGAACGGGTTTTTTTAATGAATGATTCTAGACCAAAAAATGTTTTTAAATTAATTCCAGCTTTAAAAGAAAATGAAATAAATTTTGAAGCAAGTATAGTTTCAATGCACCATTTAAAGGGCTTTAAATATTTAAAAGCTAGTTTTGATTTTTTAGAATCATATCCACCTCAAAGTTTAAGAGTTTTTATGCCAGGATTTAGTAGTTTTGCTGCGGAAAATTTAATTCTTGACCAAGGAGAATATTATAAATTAAATCAATTTATAAAATCTGAAAAAGAAAATTATTCTTATCCAATTATTATTGAACCTCAATTAATAAAAACATTAAAAGCTGAAATTAAAGCAGTTTTAGCTAATTCTCCAGCAGATGCAGTTGGTTTAGAAAGTGGTATGATTATCTTAGAGGTTAATCATCAAGCTGTTAAAACTCGAGTTGATGCTTTTTATAAAATAAAAACTGCTAAAAACCCAATCCTTTTATGTCAAAACGGGAATGAAAAATTTGTTATAAAATTGATTAAAGAAAAAGAACAAAGTTCAGGTCTAATTATGTCTTATGATTTAAGTTTGACTAAAAAGAGAAAGTTAGAGGCTTATATTAAAGAAAGTTATAAAAAAGCTCAAAATAAAGCAACAGTAATTTTAACTTCTGTTCTAGCTTATGATTTTATCAGAGAATTTTTGGCCAAATATTTAAATAGCAATTACAATTTAGATTTAATAAAAGCAAAAAATAATTTTTTTGGAGGTTCAATTGTAGCAGCTGGTTTACTTTGCAATCAAGACTTAATTCAAAATATTAAAACTAGTTCTAAGCAAAAAATTGAAAGAATTATTTTACCTCAAATTATTTATGATTATTATGGTAATGATCTTTTAGGAGAACATTATAATCAACTAGAAGACTATTTTAAAGCAGAAGTAATTTTAATCTAA
- the tsaD gene encoding tRNA (adenosine(37)-N6)-threonylcarbamoyltransferase complex transferase subunit TsaD, with amino-acid sequence MKIKNKTEDIYILALESSCDETAASINKNGLEVLANVVSSQVDLHKKFGGVVPEIASRKHLELLLPVIDQALAEAGLKFEDLDAVAATYGPGLVGGLLVTLTAAKTISLALDIPLIGVNHIVGHIYANFIANPKIKKPLICLTISGGHSNLLYFENLRGYKILGKTIDDAAGEAFDKISRFLGLGYPGGPEIEKAALRGDPESIDFPRADLGNSYNFSFSGLKTAVMNYVNNEDQRGNRIDKNDLAASFQAAVVDSLVANLIKAVENYEVQSVVLSGGVAANQRLRKVISKKLKSFNLDFYYPPLELCTDNAAMIGAVAYYQYLEKDFAPLSLSADPSLKL; translated from the coding sequence GTGAAAATAAAAAATAAGACAGAAGATATTTATATTTTGGCTTTAGAAAGTTCTTGTGATGAGACAGCAGCTTCAATTAACAAAAACGGATTAGAAGTATTAGCAAATGTAGTTTCATCTCAGGTTGATTTGCACAAAAAGTTTGGGGGAGTAGTGCCTGAAATTGCCTCACGCAAACATTTAGAGCTTTTATTACCTGTAATTGATCAAGCTTTAGCTGAAGCAGGCCTTAAATTTGAAGATTTAGATGCTGTAGCTGCTACTTATGGCCCAGGCTTAGTTGGTGGCTTATTAGTTACTTTAACTGCAGCTAAAACTATTTCTTTAGCTTTAGATATACCTTTAATTGGTGTTAATCATATTGTTGGTCATATTTATGCTAATTTCATTGCTAATCCTAAAATTAAAAAGCCGCTTATTTGTTTAACTATTTCTGGAGGTCATAGTAATTTATTATATTTTGAAAATTTAAGAGGCTATAAAATTTTAGGCAAAACTATAGATGATGCAGCTGGAGAAGCTTTTGATAAAATTTCTCGTTTTTTAGGTTTAGGCTATCCTGGAGGACCAGAGATTGAAAAAGCAGCTCTTAGAGGTGATCCAGAGTCTATAGATTTTCCGAGAGCTGATTTAGGCAATAGTTATAATTTTAGTTTTAGCGGCTTAAAAACGGCTGTTATGAATTATGTTAATAATGAAGATCAGCGAGGAAATAGAATCGATAAAAATGATTTAGCAGCTAGTTTCCAAGCAGCTGTCGTAGACAGTTTAGTTGCTAATTTAATTAAGGCAGTAGAGAATTATGAAGTGCAGAGTGTTGTTTTATCAGGGGGAGTAGCAGCAAATCAAAGATTAAGAAAAGTAATAAGTAAAAAATTAAAAAGCTTTAATTTAGATTTTTATTATCCACCCTTAGAGCTTTGTACTGATAATGCTGCTATGATTGGAGCAGTTGCCTATTATCAATATTTAGAAAAAGATTTTGCTCCTTTAAGTCTGAGTGCTGATCCATCTTTAAAATTATAG
- the tsaB gene encoding tRNA (adenosine(37)-N6)-threonylcarbamoyltransferase complex dimerization subunit type 1 TsaB, with amino-acid sequence MLILAIDTSSDILGLSLIDSGQLKGEYNLSLKRKHSEKLLPLIKQFFQLLEIEIEALDGIAVATGPGSFTGLRIGITTAKMLSRIFSIPVKGVSTLEIIAAGLEAKYILPLLDARRERVYYAFYNNLNNRENNSLIELKKAASTEIKKLPEILSAYQNKEIAIVGEKTAAVAKVLRANDFKIKTTAAENNFPRAAVLARLGQNYIELDQKDDIYQLKPAYLKKTQAEINWEQKYGSGNSENKK; translated from the coding sequence ATGTTAATTTTGGCAATTGATACTTCAAGCGATATTTTAGGATTAAGTTTAATTGATTCAGGGCAGCTTAAAGGGGAATATAATTTAAGTTTAAAGAGAAAACATAGTGAAAAACTGCTGCCATTAATTAAGCAATTTTTTCAGCTTTTAGAAATTGAAATTGAAGCCTTAGATGGAATTGCTGTTGCTACAGGCCCTGGTTCTTTTACTGGGTTGAGAATTGGCATTACAACTGCTAAAATGTTGTCTAGAATCTTTTCTATTCCTGTTAAAGGAGTTAGTACTCTAGAAATTATAGCAGCTGGTCTGGAGGCAAAATATATTTTGCCTTTACTTGATGCTCGAAGAGAAAGAGTCTATTATGCTTTTTATAATAATTTAAATAATAGAGAAAATAATTCTTTAATAGAGCTAAAAAAGGCAGCAAGTACTGAAATTAAAAAATTACCTGAAATTTTAAGTGCTTATCAAAATAAAGAAATTGCTATTGTCGGAGAAAAGACAGCAGCAGTTGCTAAAGTTTTAAGAGCAAATGATTTTAAAATCAAAACTACTGCAGCTGAAAATAATTTTCCTCGGGCAGCAGTTTTAGCTAGATTAGGTCAAAACTATATTGAATTAGATCAAAAAGATGATATTTATCAGCTTAAACCTGCTTATCTTAAAAAAACTCAAGCAGAAATTAATTGGGAACAGAAATACGGGAGTGGAAATAGTGAAAATAAAAAATAA
- a CDS encoding bifunctional tRNA (adenosine(37)-N6)-threonylcarbamoyltransferase complex ATPase subunit type 1 TsaE/phosphotransferase: MAAIYDLITDSEAETKKFAAKLANLITSPALILLKGELGTGKTLITKAAAAELGYQDDVTSPTFNLIQEYQAETEIIHMDLYRLEQSDQLLDIGFEDYLDREAVIFIEWPDLALALIPADFIFIEITKIAAQKRKIVVRGEGEQSKLIIERLNKEC; this comes from the coding sequence ATGGCTGCAATTTATGATTTAATTACAGATTCAGAAGCAGAGACTAAAAAATTTGCAGCTAAATTAGCTAATTTAATTACAAGTCCAGCTTTAATTTTGCTCAAAGGTGAGCTTGGTACAGGTAAAACATTAATTACTAAAGCAGCAGCGGCAGAACTTGGCTATCAAGATGATGTGACAAGCCCAACTTTTAATTTAATCCAAGAATATCAAGCTGAAACTGAGATCATTCATATGGATCTTTATCGCTTAGAGCAGAGTGATCAACTATTAGATATTGGCTTTGAAGATTATTTAGATCGAGAAGCAGTAATCTTTATAGAATGGCCCGATTTAGCCTTAGCCCTTATCCCAGCTGATTTTATTTTTATAGAAATCACTAAAATAGCTGCTCAAAAAAGAAAAATAGTAGTTAGAGGAGAAGGAGAACAAAGTAAATTGATAATAGAAAGGTTGAATAAAGAATGTTAA
- the proC gene encoding pyrroline-5-carboxylate reductase yields the protein MNLAIIGFGNMGKAILSGILEKDVIKAEKIIVADKKVSDPNFELEARFSKTKVVADNLQAVAKADLIILAVKPQIIRKVLEEIKNDSKDKIIVSVAAGIKKSLFSQYFGEKAKIVRVMPNTPALVASGMSAIYYSKTVKPHEKDFIEKVFGALGETVEISEDKMDAVTGLSGSGPAFVYLFIEALADAGVLKGLDRKTALKLAAQTVKGGAEMVLKSAKHPAELKDMVASPAGTTITGLAELEANSFRSTVIKAVKAAAERSEELGN from the coding sequence GTGAACTTAGCAATTATTGGTTTTGGAAATATGGGTAAAGCTATTTTAAGTGGTATTTTAGAAAAAGATGTAATTAAAGCTGAAAAAATTATAGTAGCAGATAAAAAAGTTTCAGATCCGAACTTTGAATTAGAAGCTAGGTTTTCTAAAACAAAAGTTGTTGCTGATAATCTTCAGGCAGTAGCAAAGGCTGATCTTATTATTTTAGCTGTTAAACCGCAAATTATAAGGAAAGTTTTAGAAGAAATAAAAAATGATTCTAAAGATAAGATTATTGTTTCTGTAGCTGCTGGTATAAAAAAATCTCTCTTTAGTCAATATTTTGGAGAAAAAGCCAAAATAGTTCGAGTTATGCCGAATACTCCAGCTTTAGTTGCTTCTGGAATGAGTGCAATTTATTATTCTAAAACAGTTAAACCTCACGAAAAAGATTTTATTGAAAAAGTATTTGGAGCTTTAGGAGAAACAGTAGAAATTAGTGAAGATAAAATGGATGCAGTTACTGGGCTTAGTGGAAGTGGGCCAGCTTTTGTCTATCTTTTTATTGAGGCTTTAGCTGATGCAGGAGTTTTAAAAGGTCTTGATCGTAAAACAGCCCTTAAATTAGCTGCTCAAACTGTTAAAGGTGGAGCAGAAATGGTTTTGAAATCAGCTAAACATCCAGCTGAATTAAAAGATATGGTGGCTTCTCCTGCTGGAACCACAATTACTGGATTAGCTGAGCTAGAGGCAAATAGCTTCCGTTCAACGGTTATTAAAGCTGTTAAAGCTGCAGCAGAGCGTTCAGAGGAGCTGGGAAATTAA
- a CDS encoding glutamate-5-semialdehyde dehydrogenase: MSLRENLIVQAKAAQISSRQLAKAGTKEKNKALNLIADKLLARKNEILEINEKDMIKGQNNGLTKALLDRLKLTEARIESMALGLREVAAQEDPIGEIPQMWKRPNGLQIGKKRVPLGVIGIIYEARPNVTVDVAGLCLKSGNSVILRGGSNAFNSNKILTKIIQSGLKAAGLAQEAVQLIETTDRKAVDILFTLNDYLDVLIPRGGAGLIQKVVNESKVPVIETGVGNCHVYVNKEADFTKAKKIVFNAKYSRPAVCNSAETLLIDQEIAADFLPEMARIFAESEVELRGCKKTRELVPKIKEATEADYEKEFLDYIMAVKIVDNYEEAVEHIYSYGTKHSEAIITENYTTALSFLDDIDAAAVYINASTRFTDGSEFGLGAETGISTQKLHARGPMGLKELTTTKYIIMGNGQIRE, encoded by the coding sequence GTGAGTCTTAGAGAAAATTTGATTGTACAGGCCAAAGCAGCTCAAATAAGTTCGCGTCAGTTAGCAAAAGCTGGAACTAAAGAGAAAAATAAAGCTTTAAATTTGATTGCTGATAAACTTTTGGCAAGGAAAAATGAAATACTAGAAATTAATGAAAAAGATATGATTAAGGGTCAAAATAATGGTTTAACAAAGGCACTTTTAGATCGGCTTAAATTAACTGAAGCTAGAATTGAGTCAATGGCTTTAGGTCTCAGAGAAGTTGCTGCTCAAGAAGATCCAATTGGAGAAATACCTCAAATGTGGAAAAGACCAAATGGATTGCAAATAGGAAAGAAAAGAGTTCCCTTAGGTGTAATCGGAATTATTTATGAGGCGCGCCCTAATGTTACAGTTGATGTAGCTGGTCTGTGTTTAAAATCAGGTAATAGTGTTATTTTACGCGGAGGCTCAAATGCTTTCAATTCAAATAAAATTTTAACTAAGATTATTCAGTCTGGTTTAAAAGCTGCTGGTTTGGCTCAAGAAGCTGTACAGTTGATTGAGACAACTGATCGGAAGGCAGTAGATATTTTATTTACTTTAAATGATTATTTAGATGTTTTAATTCCTCGTGGTGGAGCCGGTTTGATTCAAAAAGTAGTTAATGAATCAAAAGTACCTGTAATTGAAACTGGAGTGGGTAATTGCCATGTTTATGTAAATAAGGAGGCAGATTTTACTAAAGCTAAAAAAATAGTATTTAATGCTAAATATTCTCGCCCCGCCGTCTGTAATTCAGCTGAAACATTGCTTATTGATCAAGAGATTGCAGCTGATTTTTTACCTGAGATGGCCCGTATTTTTGCTGAAAGTGAGGTTGAATTAAGAGGTTGTAAAAAAACTAGAGAACTTGTACCGAAGATTAAAGAAGCAACTGAAGCAGATTATGAAAAAGAATTTTTAGATTATATTATGGCTGTTAAAATTGTAGATAATTATGAAGAAGCTGTAGAACATATTTATTCTTATGGAACTAAACACTCTGAGGCTATAATAACTGAAAATTATACTACTGCCCTCTCATTTTTAGATGATATTGATGCAGCAGCAGTTTATATTAATGCTTCAACTCGTTTTACAGATGGCTCAGAATTTGGTTTAGGTGCAGAGACTGGAATTAGCACCCAAAAGCTTCATGCTCGAGGACCAATGGGTTTAAAAGAATTGACTACAACTAAATATATAATTATGGGTAATGGTCAGATTAGAGAATAA
- the proB gene encoding glutamate 5-kinase, whose translation MKFNRIVVKVGSSTLTNQNGKLNFSQLDSLSRQLVDLKNQGKEIILVSSGAVAAGMGELGYLTKPASIPEQQACAAVGQGLLIGIYNKFFRQYGAKCAQILLTSSDLENRNRYLNAFNTLENLIEHEVIPIINENDTIVTNEIKVGDNDTLSARVAGLVEADLLINLSDVNGLYNANPNGDYENVKLISKVENITAEIEKMAGGKGSKVGTGGMETKIEAAKIAINSGVMMIIGPGAKKNSLLKIVEMAENNESNIGTTFLTAQERLSKRKQWLNFNLPAAGKLIIDQGAAAALLKRGKSLLPGGITEVEGDFKAGDPVLINQGREKIAKGIVNYSAQEIKKIKGAHSNKIEEILGYFNKSEVIHRDNMVVGGDKSES comes from the coding sequence ATGAAATTTAATCGAATTGTAGTTAAAGTAGGTAGTAGTACTTTGACTAATCAAAATGGGAAATTAAACTTTAGTCAATTAGATTCTTTAAGTAGACAGCTGGTGGATCTTAAAAATCAGGGAAAAGAAATTATTTTAGTTAGTTCAGGAGCAGTTGCTGCTGGAATGGGTGAGCTTGGATATTTGACAAAGCCAGCTTCTATCCCAGAACAACAGGCTTGTGCAGCTGTAGGGCAGGGTCTTTTAATTGGAATTTATAATAAATTTTTTAGACAATATGGAGCAAAATGTGCTCAAATTTTATTAACTTCAAGTGATCTTGAAAATAGAAATCGTTATTTAAATGCTTTTAATACTTTAGAAAATTTAATTGAGCATGAAGTAATTCCAATTATTAATGAAAATGATACTATTGTTACAAATGAGATTAAAGTTGGTGATAATGATACTTTATCAGCTAGAGTAGCTGGCTTAGTAGAAGCTGATTTATTGATTAATTTATCTGATGTTAATGGACTTTATAATGCTAATCCAAATGGAGATTATGAGAATGTAAAACTTATTTCTAAGGTAGAAAATATCACTGCTGAAATAGAGAAAATGGCAGGTGGTAAAGGAAGTAAAGTTGGAACTGGAGGTATGGAGACTAAAATTGAGGCTGCCAAAATTGCTATTAACTCAGGGGTAATGATGATTATTGGTCCTGGAGCGAAAAAAAATTCACTTTTAAAAATAGTTGAGATGGCTGAAAATAATGAATCTAATATTGGGACAACTTTTTTAACTGCTCAAGAGCGGTTGTCTAAAAGAAAGCAATGGTTAAATTTTAATTTACCAGCAGCAGGAAAATTGATTATTGATCAGGGAGCAGCTGCAGCTTTGCTTAAAAGAGGAAAAAGTTTACTTCCTGGTGGAATTACTGAAGTTGAGGGTGATTTTAAAGCTGGTGATCCAGTTCTGATTAATCAAGGCAGAGAAAAAATTGCTAAGGGTATTGTTAATTACAGTGCTCAAGAAATAAAAAAGATTAAAGGTGCTCATTCAAATAAGATTGAAGAGATTTTAGGTTATTTTAATAAAAGTGAAGTTATTCATCGAGATAATATGGTTGTAGGGGGAGATAAAAGTGAGTCTTAG
- a CDS encoding PTS sugar transporter subunit IIA — protein MFNIFKKKEKHLAAPFAGEVVELSQVPDEAFAQKMLGDGFAIIPEENVVKAPCAGEIVQIFSTGHAVGIQTKKGLEVLIHIGIDTVKLDGEGFTKLVKNGDQVKVGTPLIEVDLDFIKENAPSITTPVIITNMEKVKKMEIVKKGKVESGAEVLKIELD, from the coding sequence ATGTTTAATATTTTTAAGAAAAAAGAAAAACATTTAGCTGCACCTTTTGCTGGAGAAGTTGTTGAATTAAGTCAGGTTCCTGATGAGGCTTTTGCTCAAAAAATGTTAGGTGATGGTTTTGCGATTATTCCAGAAGAAAATGTAGTGAAAGCACCATGTGCAGGAGAAATTGTTCAGATATTTTCTACTGGCCATGCAGTTGGTATTCAAACTAAAAAAGGATTAGAAGTCTTGATTCATATTGGAATAGATACAGTTAAATTAGATGGTGAAGGTTTTACAAAATTAGTTAAAAATGGTGATCAAGTTAAAGTTGGAACTCCACTGATTGAAGTAGATTTAGATTTTATTAAAGAAAATGCTCCTTCAATTACTACTCCTGTAATTATTACTAATATGGAAAAAGTAAAGAAAATGGAGATTGTTAAAAAGGGGAAAGTTGAATCTGGAGCAGAAGTTTTAAAAATTGAATTAGACTAA